In Methanofollis fontis, the following proteins share a genomic window:
- a CDS encoding PHP-associated domain-containing protein: protein MPDDATLPPIAFRRPDAAGIRRCGLLPADLHVHTRHSDSWTRVSDALRLARQRGIGLAITDHNQIGGALEAERAGMGVPLIPGIEVSAADGPHILLYFSSTNDLREFYRAHIEPQKGEGPCLAIGLTTAEILDAREGYHCVAVEAHPCGYAFLNRGVERCIASGCADPGIFSRFDALEVICGGMTRSHNLKAAALAHRHALGRTGGTDAHLLHDIGNVVTCAPAETAEEFLEAIRSRATRVVGQEKNILARAATGTAALPHHIPYALPILKRRCEECAPLLGAYLRSRLN, encoded by the coding sequence ATGCCAGACGACGCCACCCTCCCCCCTATTGCGTTCAGACGCCCGGACGCCGCCGGGATCAGGCGGTGCGGACTGCTGCCGGCCGACCTGCACGTCCACACCCGCCACTCCGACTCATGGACGCGGGTGAGCGACGCCCTGCGGCTGGCAAGACAGCGGGGGATCGGGCTCGCCATCACCGATCACAACCAGATCGGCGGGGCCCTGGAGGCCGAACGGGCCGGCATGGGGGTGCCGCTCATCCCGGGGATCGAGGTGAGCGCCGCCGACGGCCCGCATATCCTTCTCTACTTCTCCTCCACCAACGACCTCCGGGAGTTTTACCGGGCCCATATCGAACCACAGAAAGGCGAGGGCCCCTGCCTGGCCATCGGCCTGACCACCGCTGAAATTCTGGACGCCCGCGAGGGCTACCACTGCGTAGCGGTCGAGGCGCACCCCTGCGGCTACGCCTTCCTCAACCGCGGGGTGGAGCGCTGTATCGCCAGCGGGTGCGCCGACCCCGGGATCTTCTCCCGGTTCGACGCCCTGGAGGTGATCTGCGGTGGTATGACCCGTTCCCACAACCTGAAGGCGGCGGCGCTCGCTCACCGCCACGCCCTGGGGCGGACGGGCGGGACGGACGCCCACCTCCTCCACGACATCGGGAATGTCGTCACGTGCGCACCGGCCGAAACGGCGGAGGAGTTCCTGGAGGCGATCCGCTCCCGGGCGACGCGGGTGGTCGGACAGGAGAAAAATATCCTCGCCAGGGCGGCGACCGGCACCGCCGCCCTCCCCCACCACATCCCCTACGCCCTCCCTATCCTGAAGAGACGCTGCGAGGAGTGCGCCCCCCTCCTCGGGGCATACCTCCGCTCCCGCCTGAACTGA
- the cls gene encoding cardiolipin synthase — translation MDISLILNLIFLFNILFAIVVVFFERRNPTAAMAWLMVLVFLPPIGFALYLIFGQNYTRQRLFTLKEKDDLALWKYFEEQHRSMVDGRYRLSTPAAEAYRSTIFTLLRNNRALLTQGNQVSICTDGREKFDALFEAIRSARHHIHLEYFIINNDALGREIIAALAEKAREGVEVRLLFDAMGTRAGGGSEKAFHELTDAGGRIGVFFPSYVRVNYRNHRKIAVIDGTVGFIGGFNIGDEYLGTGPLGYWRDTALQIRGQAVNLLQLRFCLDWNFTTGEYPEFNQAYFPEMHGEGGTPIQIVAGGPDTRWNPIKEGYLKLITSARESVYLQSPYFIPDESVTDALRLAALSGVDVRVMIPCKPDHPFVYWASLSFAADLLDAGVRVYTYDNGFIHAKTIVVDGTAGSVGSANWDVRSFRLNFEANAFFYDTAVAGDLRRRFEGDLAHCTEITPKAYADRPRWIRIKESISRLFSPLG, via the coding sequence GTGGATATCTCCCTGATCCTGAACCTGATCTTCCTCTTCAACATCCTCTTCGCCATCGTCGTCGTCTTCTTCGAGCGCAGGAACCCCACGGCCGCCATGGCCTGGCTGATGGTGCTGGTCTTCCTGCCGCCCATCGGGTTTGCCCTCTACCTGATCTTCGGTCAGAACTACACCAGGCAGCGGTTGTTCACCCTCAAGGAGAAGGACGACCTGGCGCTCTGGAAATACTTCGAGGAGCAGCACCGCTCCATGGTGGACGGCCGCTACCGCCTCTCCACCCCCGCAGCCGAGGCCTACCGCAGCACCATCTTCACCCTGCTCAGGAACAACCGCGCCCTCCTCACCCAGGGCAATCAGGTGAGCATCTGCACCGACGGGCGGGAGAAGTTCGATGCCCTCTTCGAGGCGATCCGCTCGGCCCGCCACCACATCCACCTGGAATATTTCATCATCAACAACGACGCCCTCGGGAGGGAGATCATCGCCGCCCTCGCAGAGAAGGCCAGGGAGGGCGTCGAGGTCCGCCTCCTCTTCGACGCCATGGGCACCCGCGCCGGTGGGGGATCGGAAAAGGCCTTTCACGAACTCACCGATGCCGGCGGGCGGATCGGGGTCTTTTTCCCCTCGTATGTGCGGGTGAACTACCGCAACCACCGGAAGATCGCCGTCATCGACGGCACCGTTGGCTTCATCGGCGGCTTCAACATCGGGGACGAGTACCTGGGCACCGGTCCCCTCGGTTACTGGCGGGACACCGCCCTGCAGATCCGCGGGCAGGCGGTGAACCTGCTGCAGCTCCGCTTCTGCCTGGATTGGAACTTCACGACCGGCGAGTACCCGGAATTCAATCAGGCCTATTTCCCGGAGATGCACGGGGAGGGGGGCACACCGATCCAGATCGTCGCTGGCGGCCCGGACACCCGCTGGAACCCGATCAAGGAGGGCTACCTGAAGCTGATCACCTCGGCCCGCGAATCGGTCTATCTCCAGAGCCCGTACTTCATCCCGGACGAGAGCGTCACCGACGCCCTCAGGCTGGCCGCCCTCTCTGGCGTGGACGTGCGGGTGATGATCCCCTGCAAACCCGACCACCCCTTCGTCTACTGGGCCAGCCTCTCCTTTGCCGCCGACCTCCTCGACGCCGGGGTGCGGGTCTACACCTATGACAACGGCTTCATCCACGCCAAGACGATCGTGGTCGACGGCACCGCCGGATCGGTGGGGAGCGCCAACTGGGACGTGCGGAGCTTCCGGCTGAACTTCGAGGCGAACGCCTTCTTCTATGATACGGCCGTGGCAGGCGACCTGCGCCGGCGTTTTGAGGGCGACCTGGCGCACTGCACTGAGATCACGCCGAAGGCATACGCGGATCGCCCCCGCTGGATCCGGATCAAGGAATCGATCTCCCGACTCTTCTCGCCCCTGGGGTGA
- a CDS encoding DNA adenine methylase has translation MPQCRARPFLKWAGGKTQLLDAFTERIPPELGDGKITRFVEPFVGGGAVYFHFSGLFPFEECHIFDANEELVLAYTVVQRDVDGLIDALSALAGEYLDGDEGERKALYYAVREEFNRGRAGMNFRRYSRAWVPRAAQLLFLNRTCFNGLFRVNSKGGFNVPFGTYANPTILYPEVLRADAERLQNTRIHLGDFSRAGRYVGAGTFVYFDPPYRPLSRTASFTQYSRNAFGDAEQRRLAAFFARCDSRGAKLMLSNSDPRNIDPADNFFDEIYAGFRIERVPARRMINSDAGGRGEINEIIVRNY, from the coding sequence ATGCCGCAATGCCGTGCACGTCCGTTCCTGAAGTGGGCGGGCGGGAAGACCCAGTTGCTGGACGCCTTCACCGAACGCATCCCCCCCGAACTGGGGGACGGGAAGATTACCCGGTTCGTGGAGCCGTTTGTCGGCGGCGGGGCGGTCTACTTCCATTTTTCCGGCCTCTTCCCCTTCGAGGAGTGCCATATCTTCGACGCCAACGAGGAGCTGGTGCTCGCCTACACCGTGGTGCAGCGGGACGTGGATGGCCTCATCGACGCCCTCTCCGCCCTGGCCGGGGAGTACCTGGACGGCGATGAGGGGGAGAGAAAGGCCCTCTACTATGCGGTCAGGGAGGAGTTCAACCGGGGGCGGGCCGGGATGAACTTCCGCCGCTACAGCCGGGCCTGGGTGCCGCGGGCGGCGCAGTTGCTCTTCCTGAACCGCACCTGCTTCAACGGCCTCTTCCGGGTGAACTCGAAGGGGGGGTTCAATGTGCCCTTCGGCACTTACGCAAACCCGACGATCCTCTACCCGGAGGTGCTGCGGGCCGATGCCGAGCGCCTCCAGAACACCCGCATCCACCTGGGCGATTTCTCCAGGGCCGGGCGGTACGTCGGGGCGGGGACCTTTGTCTACTTCGACCCGCCCTACCGCCCTCTGAGCCGGACCGCCTCCTTCACCCAGTACTCCCGGAACGCCTTCGGGGATGCCGAGCAGCGCCGCCTCGCCGCCTTCTTTGCCAGGTGTGATTCCCGGGGGGCGAAGCTGATGCTCTCCAACTCCGACCCCCGCAACATCGACCCGGCCGACAATTTTTTCGACGAGATCTATGCGGGTTTTCGGATCGAGCGGGTGCCGGCTCGCCGGATGATCAACTCGGACGCGGGGGGGCGGGGGGAGATCAACGAGATTATTGTGAGGAATTATTGA